One Myxococcus xanthus genomic window carries:
- a CDS encoding MupA/Atu3671 family FMN-dependent luciferase-like monooxygenase — MTEHIEPRAHRFPTLVDVLCQRAESQGDALLYRFLETGDVDGPVEEWTYRRLDSRARSLGARLRALGAQGERALLLYPPGLEFVAGFMGCLYGGVIAVPCYPPDPTRLERTLPRLRAIARDCGARYVLTTSTIQEMAEFLTPQAPELGELQWIASDAVPEAEAADWKRPDLTSESLAFLQYTSGSTGNPKGVKVSHANILHNESLITRDFGLQAERSVGVGWLPMFHDMGLIGKVLQPLYLGFPCVLMSPIAFLQRPLRWLEAVSHFKGTVSGGPNFAYDLCARKARAEDVARLDLSHWDLAFNGAEPVRRETMERFAETFAPAGFRREAFYPCYGLAEATLIVSGGVKGTPCVQERYDTGSLELGRAKPASDAAEGPTARTLVSSGQGAPDQRLLIVDPETRVPRASNEVGEVWVAGPSVAGGYWDRPEETAHAFGARLANGEGPFLRTGDLAFLSPEGELFITGRLKDLLIVRGRNLYPQDLEMTAERAHRAVRPGCSAAFSVDVEGEERLVVVSEVDVREGFDGAAVVGALRRALADEHQVHAHTVVLLQARSIPKTSSGKIQRRACRDGFLAGSLEVVEVSGEEAAPVPEAVPSTPSAPLRERLALASEEARPALLVDFLRVEAARVLRAAPASLAPETSLASLGLDSLMALELHGRLEEELGVSLPVAFLWQHPTLGTAAAHLVDAWKGSAAPAAPPLKAGSLEGELPLSPGQQRLWFLDRLVPESALYNVHFQLRLSGALDVPALERALQGLLSRHAVLRAAFPEVEGQPRQLLPPLRPLDVAREDLRALSPAERDARLNQLARAQGEAPFNLSEGLLVRAALVALEDQEHVLLMTQHHIVTDGWSIGVLARELAALYRAEVAGAAASLGAPALQYVDYARWQRGLGGALDGQRAYWARKLENLPRLELPTDFPRPREPGFRGALHRFALPAELVDSLKAVGRSEGCTFFVTLAAAWAALLHRYSGQDDFGLGTIFAQRDRAELRDVVGFFASTLVLRADVSGAPRFRELLGRMRHTFHEALAHADLPFEEVVGASRAVRGGDNPLFQANLVLESLPPVDMDVPGMQWRPVLPVPDGAVEGTAKFDLQLAVVETPRGLEGALEYRSDLFSAETMARLAGHLEALLRGIVAAPDARVEDLPLLDEAERRSLLERWNDFTAPLSQDASHCIHAQFREQAARTPDAVAVVAEDGTLTYAELARRASALALHLRGLGVGPEVRVGLCAERSVEMVAGMLGILEAGGAYVPLDPDYPRERLTYMLEDSGARVLVTQSHLAGTLPVAGLHTVLLDTAEPYAAMPASPLALGTTPDNAAYVIYTSGSTGRPKGVVVPHGGVANFFAAMDVRVGHSPAGAWLAVTSISFDISVLELLWTLTRGFKVVVQGEGASLKAPARAAGARKRPMDFSLFYFADDAEVSRGESSYRLLLEGAKFADTHGFAAVWTPERHFHAFGGLYPNPSVVGAAVATVTKRVAIRAGSVVLPLHHPVRVAEEWSLVDNLSGGRVGISVASGWHANDFVFAPEKYEQRRELMMEGIDTVRRLWRGETVRFPGGGGAQVDVKLRPRPVQAELPVWLTAAGNPETFITAGRLGCNILTHLLGQTWEDLEKKLSLYRQAWRDAGHAGEGHVTLMLHTFIGEDMAKVREVVEQPFRNYLKSSADLMRGLGSTLGIDMDSATEADLDRLAGHAFDRYFETSGLFGTPRSVRERVGQLYSLGVDEVGCLIDFGIPADTVLASLPLLDEVRQRCVRDSRRAGTAKTIPEQLREHGVTHLQCTPSLARALLSEPESVEALGGLQRLMVGGEALPGALAASLRKALPESAELLNMYGPTETTIWSSTARVTPEETAAVVSIGTPLLRTCLYVLDARMRPAPVGVAGELYIGGAGVVRGYLGRPELTAERFIPDAWAREPGARLYRTGDRARWRPDGTMEFLGRVDHQLKVRGFRIEAGEIEAALTAQPSVREAVVVAREDVPGDVRLVAYVVPAQGATVEASALRDALAQRLPEHMVPSLVMELPALPLTPNGKVDRRALPTPNVVRSAKAAFVAPQGQLEEQIAQVWRSVLRVEQVGVHDNFFDLGGHSLLMVQVHTQLKSVLGQDLPLLKLLEHPTISTLARFARQGPAAAQSQVEAAQDRAKRQLESLKRQRQRARK, encoded by the coding sequence ATGACCGAGCACATCGAGCCGCGAGCTCACCGTTTCCCCACCCTGGTGGACGTGTTGTGTCAACGCGCCGAGTCTCAAGGCGACGCGCTGTTGTATCGCTTCCTGGAGACGGGAGACGTGGACGGCCCGGTGGAGGAGTGGACCTACCGGCGGCTGGATTCACGGGCGCGGTCGCTGGGGGCTCGGCTGCGTGCCCTGGGGGCGCAGGGGGAGCGGGCGCTGCTGCTCTATCCGCCCGGCCTGGAGTTCGTCGCGGGCTTCATGGGCTGTCTGTATGGCGGCGTCATCGCCGTGCCGTGTTACCCGCCGGACCCCACGCGGTTGGAGCGCACGCTGCCGCGCCTTCGCGCCATCGCCCGGGACTGCGGCGCGCGCTACGTGCTGACGACGAGCACCATCCAGGAGATGGCGGAGTTCCTCACGCCACAGGCTCCCGAGCTGGGTGAATTGCAGTGGATTGCCAGTGACGCGGTGCCGGAAGCCGAGGCCGCGGACTGGAAGCGCCCGGACCTGACGTCCGAGTCGCTGGCCTTCTTGCAATACACGTCGGGTTCCACGGGCAACCCGAAGGGGGTCAAGGTCAGCCACGCCAACATCCTCCACAACGAGTCGTTGATTACGCGTGACTTCGGGTTGCAGGCGGAGCGTTCGGTGGGCGTGGGCTGGTTGCCCATGTTCCATGACATGGGGCTCATCGGTAAGGTGTTGCAGCCGCTCTACCTGGGCTTCCCGTGCGTGCTGATGTCGCCCATCGCGTTCCTTCAGCGGCCCTTGCGTTGGCTGGAGGCCGTCTCCCATTTCAAGGGGACGGTCAGTGGTGGACCCAACTTCGCGTACGACCTGTGCGCGCGAAAGGCCCGCGCCGAAGACGTGGCCCGTCTGGATTTGAGCCACTGGGACCTGGCCTTCAACGGCGCGGAGCCCGTGCGGCGCGAGACGATGGAGCGCTTCGCGGAGACGTTCGCGCCCGCTGGCTTCCGGCGCGAGGCCTTCTATCCCTGCTACGGCCTGGCAGAGGCGACGCTCATCGTCAGCGGCGGCGTGAAGGGAACGCCTTGTGTGCAGGAGCGCTACGACACCGGCTCGCTGGAGCTGGGGCGCGCGAAGCCCGCGTCCGACGCGGCGGAGGGGCCCACGGCGCGCACGCTGGTGTCCTCCGGTCAGGGCGCGCCGGACCAGCGGCTGCTCATCGTGGACCCGGAGACGCGGGTGCCTCGGGCCTCGAACGAGGTGGGTGAGGTCTGGGTCGCTGGCCCCAGCGTGGCGGGTGGGTATTGGGATCGTCCGGAGGAGACGGCGCATGCCTTCGGCGCGCGGCTCGCCAACGGCGAGGGGCCCTTCCTCCGCACCGGTGACCTGGCTTTCCTGTCGCCGGAGGGCGAGCTCTTCATCACCGGCCGTCTCAAGGATCTGCTCATCGTCCGGGGTCGGAACCTGTATCCGCAGGACCTGGAAATGACCGCGGAGCGCGCGCACCGCGCGGTGCGTCCCGGCTGCAGCGCCGCCTTCTCCGTGGACGTGGAGGGGGAGGAGCGGCTGGTGGTGGTCTCCGAGGTCGACGTGCGCGAAGGCTTCGACGGCGCGGCGGTGGTGGGCGCCCTGCGCCGCGCGCTCGCCGATGAGCACCAGGTGCATGCGCACACGGTGGTGCTGCTCCAGGCCCGGAGCATTCCGAAGACATCGAGCGGGAAGATTCAGCGCCGCGCCTGTCGTGATGGCTTCCTGGCGGGCTCGCTGGAGGTGGTGGAGGTGTCGGGCGAGGAGGCCGCTCCGGTGCCGGAGGCCGTGCCTTCCACGCCGTCCGCGCCCCTGCGCGAGCGCCTGGCCCTGGCGTCCGAGGAGGCCCGTCCGGCGCTGCTGGTGGACTTCCTCCGCGTGGAGGCCGCGCGGGTGCTGCGCGCTGCGCCCGCGTCCCTGGCGCCGGAGACGTCGCTGGCCAGCCTGGGGCTCGACTCGCTGATGGCGCTGGAGCTCCACGGCCGGCTGGAAGAGGAACTCGGTGTGTCGCTGCCCGTGGCCTTCCTCTGGCAGCACCCGACGCTGGGGACCGCCGCCGCGCATCTGGTGGACGCGTGGAAGGGCTCCGCCGCGCCCGCCGCGCCGCCGCTGAAGGCCGGCTCGCTGGAGGGAGAGCTGCCGCTGTCTCCCGGTCAGCAGCGCCTGTGGTTCCTGGACCGGCTGGTGCCGGAGAGCGCGCTGTACAACGTCCACTTCCAGCTCCGGCTCTCCGGCGCGCTGGACGTGCCCGCGCTGGAGCGCGCGCTGCAAGGGCTCCTGTCGCGTCACGCGGTGCTGCGCGCGGCCTTCCCCGAAGTGGAGGGTCAGCCGCGCCAGCTCCTGCCGCCCCTGCGTCCGCTGGACGTGGCCCGCGAGGACCTGCGGGCGCTGTCGCCCGCCGAGCGTGACGCGCGGCTGAATCAGTTGGCCCGCGCCCAGGGCGAGGCGCCCTTCAATCTCTCAGAGGGCCTGCTGGTGCGTGCGGCGCTGGTGGCGCTGGAGGACCAGGAGCACGTGCTCCTGATGACCCAGCACCACATCGTCACCGATGGCTGGTCCATTGGCGTCCTGGCCCGGGAGCTGGCCGCGCTGTACCGCGCGGAGGTGGCTGGCGCCGCCGCGTCGCTGGGCGCGCCCGCCTTGCAGTACGTGGACTACGCACGTTGGCAGCGCGGGCTGGGCGGCGCGCTGGACGGGCAGCGTGCCTACTGGGCGCGGAAGCTGGAGAACCTGCCGCGCCTGGAGTTGCCCACGGACTTCCCGCGTCCCCGGGAGCCGGGCTTCCGCGGCGCGCTCCACCGTTTCGCGCTGCCGGCCGAGCTGGTGGATTCGCTCAAGGCGGTGGGCCGGAGTGAGGGCTGTACCTTCTTCGTTACGCTGGCGGCGGCCTGGGCGGCGCTGCTGCACCGCTATAGCGGTCAGGACGACTTCGGCCTGGGCACCATCTTCGCGCAGCGGGACCGGGCCGAGCTGCGTGACGTGGTGGGGTTCTTCGCCAGCACGCTGGTGCTCCGCGCGGACGTGTCCGGCGCGCCCCGCTTCCGGGAGCTGCTGGGCCGCATGCGCCACACGTTCCACGAGGCCCTGGCGCACGCGGACCTGCCCTTCGAGGAAGTGGTGGGCGCGTCGCGCGCGGTCCGTGGCGGCGACAACCCGCTGTTCCAGGCGAACCTGGTGTTGGAGAGCCTGCCGCCGGTGGACATGGACGTGCCGGGCATGCAGTGGCGCCCGGTGCTGCCCGTGCCGGACGGCGCGGTGGAGGGCACGGCGAAGTTCGACCTGCAGCTCGCCGTCGTGGAGACGCCGCGAGGGCTGGAGGGCGCGCTGGAGTACCGCTCGGACCTCTTCTCGGCGGAGACGATGGCGCGGCTCGCGGGACACCTGGAGGCGTTGCTGAGGGGCATCGTCGCTGCTCCGGACGCGCGTGTGGAGGACCTGCCGCTGCTCGACGAGGCGGAGCGTCGTTCTCTGCTGGAGCGCTGGAACGACTTCACGGCGCCGCTCTCCCAGGACGCTTCGCACTGCATCCACGCGCAGTTCCGTGAGCAGGCCGCCCGCACGCCCGACGCGGTGGCGGTGGTCGCCGAGGACGGGACGCTCACCTACGCGGAGCTGGCGCGCCGTGCGTCCGCGCTGGCCTTGCATCTGAGGGGCCTGGGCGTGGGCCCCGAGGTGCGCGTGGGCCTGTGCGCCGAGCGCTCGGTGGAGATGGTGGCGGGGATGCTCGGCATCCTCGAGGCGGGCGGCGCCTACGTGCCCCTGGACCCGGACTATCCCCGGGAGCGGCTCACGTACATGCTGGAGGACTCGGGCGCGCGCGTGCTCGTCACGCAGTCCCATCTGGCGGGGACGCTGCCCGTGGCCGGCCTGCACACCGTGCTGCTGGATACGGCGGAGCCCTACGCGGCGATGCCGGCGTCACCGCTGGCCCTGGGGACCACGCCGGACAACGCGGCGTATGTCATCTACACGTCGGGCTCCACGGGACGGCCCAAGGGCGTGGTGGTACCGCATGGGGGCGTGGCCAACTTCTTCGCCGCCATGGACGTGCGCGTGGGCCACTCGCCCGCGGGCGCCTGGTTGGCCGTCACCAGCATCTCCTTCGACATCTCCGTCCTGGAGTTGCTGTGGACGCTCACCCGCGGCTTCAAGGTGGTGGTGCAAGGGGAGGGGGCTTCGCTCAAGGCGCCCGCTCGCGCCGCGGGGGCCCGGAAGCGCCCCATGGACTTCAGCCTGTTCTACTTCGCGGATGACGCGGAGGTGTCGCGCGGGGAGAGCAGCTACCGGCTGTTGCTGGAGGGCGCGAAGTTCGCGGACACTCACGGCTTCGCGGCGGTGTGGACGCCGGAGCGCCACTTCCACGCCTTCGGCGGCCTGTACCCCAATCCCTCCGTGGTGGGCGCGGCTGTCGCCACCGTGACGAAGCGCGTGGCCATCCGCGCGGGCAGCGTGGTGCTGCCACTCCACCATCCCGTGCGCGTGGCGGAGGAGTGGTCCCTGGTGGACAACCTGTCCGGCGGGCGCGTGGGCATCTCCGTCGCTTCCGGCTGGCATGCCAATGACTTCGTCTTCGCGCCGGAGAAGTACGAGCAGCGCCGTGAGCTGATGATGGAAGGCATCGACACCGTGCGCCGGCTGTGGCGTGGGGAGACGGTGCGCTTCCCGGGCGGCGGCGGCGCGCAGGTGGATGTGAAGCTGCGCCCCCGTCCCGTGCAGGCGGAGCTGCCCGTGTGGCTCACCGCCGCGGGAAACCCGGAGACGTTCATCACCGCGGGCCGGCTGGGGTGCAACATCCTCACGCACCTGCTGGGGCAGACGTGGGAGGACCTGGAGAAGAAGCTGTCACTTTACCGTCAGGCCTGGCGCGACGCGGGCCACGCGGGCGAGGGCCACGTCACCCTCATGCTGCACACCTTCATCGGCGAGGACATGGCGAAGGTGCGCGAGGTGGTGGAGCAGCCCTTCCGCAACTACCTCAAGAGCTCGGCCGACCTGATGCGCGGCCTGGGGAGCACGCTGGGCATCGACATGGATTCGGCCACGGAGGCGGACCTGGACCGGCTCGCCGGCCATGCCTTCGACCGCTACTTCGAGACGAGCGGCCTGTTCGGCACGCCGCGTTCGGTGCGCGAGCGCGTCGGGCAGCTCTACTCTCTGGGCGTGGACGAGGTGGGGTGCCTCATCGACTTCGGTATTCCCGCAGACACGGTGCTGGCCAGCCTGCCGCTGCTGGACGAAGTGCGGCAGCGCTGCGTGCGGGACAGCCGCCGCGCGGGCACGGCGAAGACGATTCCCGAGCAGCTCCGCGAGCACGGCGTGACGCACCTGCAGTGCACGCCGTCCCTGGCGCGCGCGCTGCTGTCCGAGCCCGAGTCCGTCGAGGCGCTGGGCGGCCTGCAACGGCTGATGGTGGGCGGCGAGGCCCTTCCGGGCGCGTTGGCCGCGTCCCTGCGCAAGGCGCTGCCGGAGTCCGCCGAGCTGCTCAACATGTACGGCCCCACGGAGACGACCATCTGGTCCTCCACGGCGCGCGTGACCCCGGAGGAGACGGCGGCCGTCGTCTCCATTGGCACGCCACTGCTGCGCACGTGCTTGTACGTCCTCGACGCACGGATGCGGCCGGCGCCGGTGGGCGTGGCGGGTGAGCTGTACATCGGCGGCGCGGGCGTGGTGCGTGGCTATTTGGGCCGGCCCGAGCTGACGGCGGAGCGCTTCATTCCGGATGCCTGGGCCCGTGAGCCCGGGGCCCGGCTGTATCGCACGGGGGACCGCGCACGGTGGCGGCCCGACGGCACCATGGAGTTCCTCGGCCGTGTGGACCACCAGCTCAAGGTGCGTGGCTTCCGCATCGAGGCGGGGGAAATCGAGGCGGCGCTCACCGCCCAGCCCTCGGTGCGCGAGGCGGTGGTGGTGGCGCGCGAGGATGTGCCCGGCGACGTGCGGCTCGTGGCCTACGTGGTGCCCGCGCAGGGCGCCACGGTGGAGGCGTCCGCGCTGCGCGACGCCCTGGCTCAGCGGTTGCCGGAGCACATGGTTCCGTCGCTCGTCATGGAGCTACCGGCGCTCCCGTTGACGCCCAATGGCAAGGTGGACCGCAGGGCCCTGCCCACGCCGAACGTGGTGCGCTCCGCGAAAGCGGCCTTCGTGGCGCCGCAGGGGCAACTGGAGGAGCAGATTGCCCAGGTGTGGCGCAGCGTCCTCCGTGTGGAGCAGGTGGGCGTGCACGACAACTTCTTCGACCTGGGCGGCCACTCGCTCCTGATGGTGCAGGTGCACACCCAGCTCAAGTCGGTGCTGGGCCAGGACCTGCCCCTGCTGAAGCTGCTGGAGCACCCCACCATCAGCACCCTGGCGCGTTTCGCGCGGCAGGGGCCCGCGGCGGCGCAGTCCCAGGTGGAAGCCGCGCAGGACCGGGCCAAGCGGCAGTTGGAGAGCCTCAAGCGTCAGCGTCAGCGCGCCAGGAAGTAG
- a CDS encoding MFS transporter, translating to MAFSSRNVVTNPARVFSLIWLGQLISSLGTGLTQFSVGVYVYQNSDSVTEYSLASFFGFLPMVLLAPVAGSMVDRSNRQRVMLLADLGAMTAIGLMWCFVAADRAGLWPLQNWHFYPPLAMSAAFSTFRVLAFSTATPLLVSKQNLGRANGMVELAMSAGQLLGPAMAGVLVVRMGLQGVLLIDLATFLFAVATLLSVRIPQPEPDAARTEPRKSLWTDIALGWRFIRERPGLLGLLGFSSAVNLITVLVTVLITPLVLSFTDPTTLGLVVSCSGVGMVAGGITMGVWGGPKRRILGVLGAELVAGVALLAAALPASVFVVACAAFVFMFTAPVAMGCSQAIWQSKVPPAIQGRVFATRRMLALVAPPVAALLAGPLTDKVFDPWMAPDGALANTFGQVLGTGPGRGIALLYVVLGLLLAGCVMLTASSPRVRGVEDELPDALLPQGLPAAQQQA from the coding sequence ATGGCATTCTCAAGCAGGAACGTCGTCACGAACCCTGCCCGGGTCTTCAGTCTCATCTGGCTGGGTCAGCTCATCTCGTCACTGGGGACGGGACTCACCCAGTTCTCGGTGGGTGTCTACGTCTACCAGAACAGCGATTCCGTCACGGAGTACTCGCTGGCGTCGTTCTTCGGGTTCCTCCCGATGGTGCTGCTCGCGCCCGTCGCGGGCTCCATGGTGGACCGCAGCAACCGTCAGCGGGTGATGCTGCTGGCGGACCTGGGCGCGATGACAGCCATCGGGTTGATGTGGTGCTTTGTCGCGGCGGACCGCGCCGGGCTGTGGCCCCTTCAAAACTGGCACTTCTATCCCCCCCTGGCGATGAGCGCCGCCTTCAGCACCTTCCGCGTCCTGGCCTTCTCCACGGCCACGCCCCTGCTGGTCTCCAAGCAGAACCTGGGCCGGGCCAACGGCATGGTGGAACTGGCCATGAGCGCGGGCCAGCTCCTGGGCCCCGCGATGGCGGGCGTGCTGGTGGTGCGCATGGGCTTGCAAGGCGTGCTGCTCATCGACCTGGCGACCTTCCTCTTCGCGGTGGCCACGCTGCTGAGCGTGCGCATCCCCCAGCCCGAACCGGACGCCGCGCGGACCGAGCCCAGGAAGTCGCTGTGGACGGACATCGCGCTGGGCTGGCGCTTCATCCGCGAGCGCCCCGGCCTGCTCGGATTGCTGGGCTTCAGCTCCGCCGTCAACCTGATCACCGTACTGGTGACGGTGCTCATCACCCCGCTGGTGTTGAGCTTCACGGACCCGACGACACTGGGCCTGGTGGTGTCCTGCTCCGGCGTCGGCATGGTGGCGGGTGGAATCACCATGGGCGTCTGGGGCGGCCCGAAGCGGCGCATCCTGGGCGTGCTGGGCGCGGAGCTCGTCGCGGGCGTGGCATTGCTGGCCGCGGCGCTCCCCGCCAGCGTGTTCGTCGTCGCCTGCGCCGCCTTCGTGTTCATGTTCACCGCGCCGGTGGCCATGGGCTGCTCGCAGGCCATCTGGCAGAGCAAGGTGCCTCCCGCCATCCAGGGACGGGTGTTCGCCACGCGCCGGATGCTCGCGCTGGTCGCCCCGCCCGTCGCCGCGCTGCTCGCGGGCCCGTTGACGGACAAGGTCTTCGACCCCTGGATGGCGCCGGACGGCGCCCTGGCCAACACCTTCGGCCAGGTGCTGGGCACCGGCCCGGGTCGAGGCATCGCCCTGCTCTACGTCGTCCTGGGCCTCCTGCTGGCGGGCTGCGTCATGCTGACCGCGTCCTCCCCGCGCGTGCGCGGCGTGGAAGACGAGCTCCCAGACGCGTTGCTGCCCCAGGGTCTCCCCGCGGCGCAACAACAAGCCTGA
- a CDS encoding glycoside hydrolase family 19 protein — protein sequence MSGKFVSRSLALLGICGGLSALGGCGDAEPVPAALEPVGQVEGAAIVDTITEGTYVIRSVMTNKCIDVASSSTADGAKVQQWDCNGTNAQRFRVTPTSGGYFSIINVNSNKALDIKEASTAANALVHQWGYGGGANQQFRFVKEVGSEFSIRARHTDMAIDVYWGNTANGTELVQYPYEQRTNQRWTFDRIDGGGGNPGTGLAAILSESTFNAMFPNRNPFYTYSSLIAAASTFPAFANTGSLETRKREVAAFFANTAHETGNYVYVEEINRGDYCGSWGPPGCYCVAGKKYYGRGPIQLSWNGNYCAAGAALGLPLHTNPDLLAQDANASWRSAFWFWTTQAGAGTMSAHRAMVDGHGFGETIRTINGSLECNGRNPGQVQSRINNYQHFTNMLGVSPGGNLGC from the coding sequence ATGTCCGGCAAGTTCGTGTCACGCAGTCTGGCCCTGCTGGGAATCTGTGGGGGCCTGAGCGCCCTGGGAGGCTGTGGCGACGCCGAGCCAGTGCCCGCCGCCCTCGAACCGGTGGGCCAGGTGGAAGGCGCCGCCATTGTCGACACCATCACCGAAGGCACCTACGTCATCCGCTCGGTGATGACGAACAAGTGCATCGACGTCGCCTCGTCGAGCACGGCGGACGGCGCCAAGGTGCAGCAATGGGATTGCAACGGCACGAATGCGCAGCGCTTCCGCGTCACGCCCACGTCCGGGGGCTACTTCAGCATCATCAACGTGAACAGCAACAAGGCGCTCGACATCAAGGAGGCGAGCACCGCGGCGAACGCGCTGGTCCACCAGTGGGGTTATGGCGGCGGAGCGAACCAGCAGTTCCGCTTCGTGAAGGAAGTGGGCAGCGAGTTCAGCATCCGCGCGCGTCACACGGACATGGCCATTGACGTGTACTGGGGCAACACGGCCAACGGCACGGAGCTGGTGCAGTACCCCTACGAGCAGCGCACGAACCAGCGTTGGACGTTCGACCGCATCGACGGGGGCGGTGGCAACCCCGGCACGGGGCTGGCCGCCATCCTGAGCGAGTCCACGTTCAACGCCATGTTCCCGAACCGGAACCCCTTCTACACGTACAGCAGCCTCATCGCCGCCGCGAGCACCTTCCCGGCCTTCGCCAACACGGGCTCGCTGGAGACGCGCAAGCGCGAGGTGGCGGCCTTCTTCGCCAACACGGCCCATGAGACGGGCAACTACGTGTACGTGGAGGAGATCAATCGCGGTGACTACTGCGGCTCATGGGGGCCGCCGGGCTGCTACTGCGTCGCGGGCAAGAAGTACTACGGACGTGGGCCCATCCAGTTGTCCTGGAACGGAAACTACTGCGCCGCCGGCGCCGCGCTGGGGCTGCCGCTTCACACCAACCCGGACCTGCTGGCCCAGGACGCCAACGCCTCGTGGCGCTCCGCGTTCTGGTTCTGGACCACGCAGGCCGGCGCCGGAACCATGTCCGCGCACCGCGCGATGGTCGACGGCCACGGCTTCGGTGAGACCATCCGCACCATCAATGGCTCGCTGGAGTGCAATGGTCGCAACCCGGGCCAGGTGCAGAGCCGCATCAACAACTATCAGCACTTCACCAACATGCTCGGCGTGAGCCCTGGCGGCAACCTGGGCTGCTGA
- a CDS encoding RNA polymerase sigma factor yields MANVDAFAVFVDPIIAAVKYARGCTHEMARDAAIDVLLDYLEAPERFDPQRGRLFSYLAQSAKNTVTDWQRSATRRQAREEKFGLLFELLGRSPKDCLEQSAEVKCIVERIEQSDLSQVDRAFLGLMLQGERSTQRFAEVLGLGALPAVDIQREVKRNRDRIMKWLVRFGREVFGDES; encoded by the coding sequence GTGGCGAACGTGGACGCATTTGCGGTCTTCGTCGACCCCATCATCGCAGCCGTGAAGTACGCCCGAGGATGCACCCACGAAATGGCCCGTGACGCCGCCATCGACGTGTTGCTCGACTACCTCGAAGCCCCCGAGCGCTTTGATCCGCAGCGAGGTCGCCTGTTCTCCTACCTGGCGCAATCCGCGAAGAACACCGTCACGGACTGGCAGCGCTCGGCGACGAGGCGGCAGGCGCGTGAAGAAAAATTCGGCCTCCTTTTCGAACTTCTGGGGAGGTCTCCGAAAGACTGTTTGGAGCAATCCGCGGAGGTGAAGTGCATCGTGGAACGCATCGAACAATCCGACCTCTCCCAGGTGGACCGCGCGTTCCTCGGACTCATGCTCCAGGGAGAACGGTCGACCCAGCGGTTCGCCGAGGTACTCGGCCTGGGTGCGCTCCCCGCAGTCGACATCCAGCGCGAAGTGAAGCGCAACCGTGACCGCATCATGAAGTGGCTGGTGCGCTTTGGAAGGGAGGTTTTCGGTGACGAATCCTGA
- a CDS encoding ImmA/IrrE family metallo-endopeptidase, translating into MMGRWLDEAMAISGLQECTSYPRDLAEEAPYQLSVETVPIPRLTTAHVAAWTSKRKVPHPISDTHRELYGCMVAWKGSALLFHDTGDSEDEQRFTVAHEVAHFVLDHVIPRERALRYFGEGILPVLDGKRNASLEERLSSVFGQVPLGVQVKLMDRNPSGHLASGATAEAERRADRLALEFLAPAELVRRMLRITPGEDGVLRVARRFGLPEDKARGYARALMRQERAQRFSIIEFLGEDRS; encoded by the coding sequence ATGATGGGTCGTTGGCTGGATGAGGCCATGGCCATCAGTGGGCTCCAGGAGTGCACTTCCTATCCACGCGACCTGGCCGAAGAGGCCCCCTACCAACTGTCCGTGGAGACGGTGCCCATCCCCAGGCTCACGACAGCGCACGTGGCGGCGTGGACATCGAAGCGGAAGGTTCCACATCCCATCTCCGACACCCACCGGGAACTCTACGGGTGCATGGTCGCCTGGAAAGGGAGCGCCCTGCTCTTCCACGACACCGGTGACTCGGAGGATGAACAGCGCTTCACCGTGGCACATGAGGTCGCGCACTTCGTGCTCGACCACGTGATTCCCCGCGAGCGAGCCCTGCGCTACTTCGGAGAAGGAATCCTCCCCGTCCTCGACGGAAAGCGAAACGCAAGCCTGGAGGAAAGACTGTCCTCGGTTTTCGGGCAGGTCCCACTGGGCGTCCAGGTCAAGCTCATGGACAGGAACCCGTCCGGGCACCTTGCCTCCGGAGCCACTGCGGAAGCCGAACGGCGTGCCGACCGGCTGGCGCTCGAGTTCCTCGCGCCAGCAGAGCTCGTGCGGCGGATGCTCCGTATCACCCCAGGAGAAGACGGCGTCCTGCGGGTGGCCCGCCGCTTCGGTCTCCCTGAAGACAAGGCCAGGGGCTATGCCCGCGCGCTCATGCGACAGGAGCGCGCTCAGCGATTCTCCATCATCGAATTTCTTGGCGAAGACAGGAGCTAG